A window of the Cololabis saira isolate AMF1-May2022 chromosome 19, fColSai1.1, whole genome shotgun sequence genome harbors these coding sequences:
- the rsph10b gene encoding radial spoke head 10 homolog B has protein sequence MAMMTEESKLVAETEQPENDNISHLPALIRLEVRRYEGETCEGQYHGEGFALFKGDHIYKGMFSKGLMKGFGVFTEASGLKYEGEFVCNMPMGQGTFTWPDGSTYTGEIHRGTRHGMGTYKCAKSGVCYIGQWYQGKRHGKGIVYYSGDQTSWYKGDWVMNNREGWGERCYPSGNFYSGEWKNNLRHGEGTMTWQELRQQYLGEWEEGVQHGRGTHVWILRRTYESHFSQSNRYKGDFFQGQRHGEGIFYYAGGAIYEGWWKKNEKHGQGKFTFKDGRVFQGEFLDDRMMTPDIKTLYTFFRSDSGSSILGPDKALNIECVLEKVPESKRDTESKQVQFVVLQHEVQLRYIYDFYSRLGSSQSPDNTFLLYRLPFWRLLKDSNIHHHGVTLTQIDHFIRGKILTTNYSTLIRKIHFPFTPILFRTLLSYLVIVAYFIYSKDVESQENVLATCLSKLLIEDILPNAQNVKGFLFRQPDFAVVAMKYMKKCWGIYQVFCRLRTTHKDDVTMTCRHLLWMFKDLCLLDQKMTTARLLEIIAAETSEPENLTACLDLEITFLEFFEVLLGCAEVKCPQDSDVEGDRSLHKCDSKGESDLCEVEAREREIQTNSHDQSVSPSFQMGHSTDQDLVRVEDHETPQSTEETEEPGHQVKDTKTSRMEIKDREVTLRTQEMHQFFNNHFFPAFEHHQLTVEEKLLQDQRCKKTQ, from the exons ATGGCAATGATGACAGAAGAAAGCAAACTTGTGGCGGAAACCGAGCAGCCTGAAAACGACAACATTTCACACCTCCCCGCACTTATTCGCCTGGAAGTACGAAG ATATGAAGGGGAAACGTGTGAAGGCCAGTATCATGGAGAAGGTTTTGCGCTTTTTAAAGGTGACCATATTTACAAG GGAATGTTTTCCAAAGGACTTATGAAAGGATTTGGTGTCTTCACTGAGGCGTCTGGGCTGAAGTATGAG GGGGAGTTTGTGTGCAACATGCCAATGGGCCAGGGGACATTCACCTGGCCAGATGGCAGCACATATACAGGAGAAATCCACAGAGGTACACGACATGGGATGGGAAcctacaaatgtgccaaaagtgGGGTGTGTTACATAGGACAGTGGTATCAAGGCAAGAGACATGGAAAG GGTATAGTCTATTACAGTGGGGATCAGACTTCTTGGTATAAAGGGGACTGGGTGATGAACAACAGAGAAGGTTGGGGAGAGAGATG CTACCCTTCTGGTAACTTTTACTCTGGTGAGTGGAAGAATAACCTGAGACATGGAGAAGGCACCATGACCTGGCAGGAACTGAGACAGCAGTATCTTGGTGAATGGGAAGAAGGAGTCCAG CATGGTCGAGGCACACACGTCTGGATCTTAAGGCGAACATATGAATCACATTTTTCCCAGAGCAACCGTTACAAGGGGGATTTCTTCCAGGGTCAAAGGCATGGAGAAGGAATCTTTTATTATGCCGGTGGTGCAATCTATGAAGgatggtggaagaaaaatgaaaagcatGGGCAG GGCAAATTTACTTTCAAGGATGGTCGTGTCTTTCAAGGAGAGTTCTTGGATGATCGGATGATGACACCTGAC attaaaacattatatacattttttcgGTCAGACAGTGGCTCATCTATACTAGGACCGGACAAGGCTCTCAACATCGAATGTGTTCTGGAGAAAGTCCCAGAGAGCAAGCGTGACACAGAGAGCAAACAG GTGCAGTTTGTGGTTCTGCAGCACGAAGTACAGCTGAGGTACATTTATGATTTCTACAGCAGACTCGGATCTTCCCAGTCCCCAGACAACACTTTCCTGCTGTACCGCCTGCCATTCTGGCGCCTGTTAAAAGACAGTAACATCCACCATCACGGTGTTACTCTGACACAGATAGATCATTTTATCAGAGGTAAAATCCTCACTACTAATTATTCAACTCTAATAcgca AGATTCACTTTCCTTTCACCCCCATACTGTTCCGCACACTCCTCAGCTATCTGGTGATTGTGGCCTACTTCATCTACAGTAAAGACGtgga GTCGCAGGAGAACGTTCTGGCCACCTGTCTATCTAAGCTGTTGATAGAAGACATCCTTCCAAATGCTCAAAATGTGAAAG GCTTCCTATTTAGGCAGCCAGACTTTGCCGTTGTGGCCATGAAGTACATGAAGAAGTGCTGGGGAATCTATCAGGTTTTCTGCAGGCTCAGGACCACTCACAAAGATGACGTGACCATGACCTGCCGACACCTGTTGTGGATGTTCAAG GATCTCTGTCTGCTGGACCAAAAGATGACCACAGCAAGATTATTGGAGATCATCGCAGCTGAGACCAGTGAGCCCGAAAACCTGACTGCTTGTCTGGATCTGGAG ATCACATTCCTGGAGTTTTTTGAGGTACTGTTGGGCTGTGCTGAAGTGAAATGTCCCCAGGATTCTGATGTGGAGGGGGACCGGTCCTTGCACAAGTGTGACAGCAAGGGTGAGAGTGATCTGTGTGAGGTGgaggccagagagagagagatccaAACCAACAGCCATGACCAATCAGTCAGTCCCTCTTTCCAG ATGGGACATTCTACTGACCAGGACCTGGTCAGAGTTGAAGACCATGAGACACCTCAATCTACAG AGGAAACAGAAGAACCAGGACATCAAGTAAAGGATACAAAAACCAGCAGAATGGAAATCAAAGACCGAGAAGTGACGCTTAGGACTCAGGAAATGCATCAGTTCTTTAACAACCATTTCTTCCCAGCATTTGAGCACCACCAGCTAACAGTTGAGGAGAAACTACTCCAGGACCAACGATGCAAAAAGACACAATAA
- the pms2 gene encoding mismatch repair endonuclease PMS2, which translates to MSDDCCSEPAGAIKAIDKHSVHQICSGQVVLSLATAVKELVENSVDAGATNIDVKLKECGTEQVEVSDNGKGVEEANFEGLTLKHHTSKIRDFSDLIHVETFGFRGEALSSLCALSDLSVVTCHQSSQVGTKLVFDTKGHLVQRSPHARQQGTTVTMQQLFYTLPVRHKEFQRNIKKEYAKMIHVLQSYCIISTGVRITCSNQNGQGKRSTVLSTGGSQSMRENIGAIFGPKQLQSLLAFKQKSPAENVIEEYGLKDSDLPKQLFSITGFVSRGDHGVGRSTTDRQFFFINSRPCDPLKVTKLVNEVYHMYNRHQYPFVALNIAVASECVDVNVTPDKRQVFLQEEKLLLAVLKTSLIAMYEAGVNKISLNYTLTANASSASEQVILSNKNKAEPGEDVHTVGPSPKSTTNLAALKAAFSSQNNANSWNKSSLETPTKSGPTQKTLQSFFTDSVKVACSPSGKSPSKPKREMAKCEPVGRSVLDGFRYGKTAVSCSDTGSERDNVVSGCDFTTKPDFQDSGTESDKNSNFPEAGINNSVIKDESVLSTSHSNPLVPEEPELQIEANSSNEDATVSPEAKRARIDSLTEQKPDNFSYGADKSSSTVDAPVSRQRRTVQLQFSLQELTGNIRRLQQQKERNSEELQYRRFRAKINPGENQTAEDELKKEIKKEMFKEMEIIGQFNLGFIITKLNSDIFMIDQHATDEKYNFEMLQQHTVLQGQKLIIPQKLHLTAVSENVLIENIEIFQKNGFEFLVDEDAQVMERVKLVSLPTSKNWKFGPSDIEELIFMLSDSPGVMCRPSRVRQMFASRSCRKSVMIGTALSVSEMKKLVAHMGEIEHPWNCPHGRPTMRHLANLDIISHD; encoded by the exons ATGTCTGATGATTG CTGCTCTGAACCTGCTGGAGCCATCAAGGCTATTGACAAGCACTCGGTGCATCAGATATGCTCAGGTCAAGTGGTGCTCAGTTTGGCCACTGCTGTCAAAGAACTGGTAGAAAACAGTGTCGATGCAGGAGCCACTAACATTG ATGTCAAGCTAAAAGAGTGTGGAACTGAACAAGTGGAAGTGTCGGACAATGGGAAAGGCGTTGAGGAGGCCAACTTCGAAGGGCTGA CACTGAAGCATCACACATCAAAGATAAGGGATTTCTCCGATCTAATCCACGTTGAAACTTTCGGTTTCCGAGGTGAAGCCCTCAGCTCTTTATGTGCTCTGAG TGACCTGAGTGTGGTTACGTGCCACCAGTCCAGTCAGGTAGGCACCAAGCTGGTGTTTGACACCAAGGGCCACCTTGTGCAGCGGTCGCCTCATGCCCGGCAGCAAGGCACCACAGTCACCATGCAGCAGCTCTTCTACACGCTGCCCGTGCGACACAAGGAGTTCCAGCGCAATATCAAGAAG GAGTATGCCAAAATGATACATGTCCTCCAGTCCTATTGCATCATCTCTACAGGTGTGCGCATTACTTGCTCCAACCAAAATGGACAGGGAAAGCGTAGCACTGTCCTCAGCACCGGTGGCAGCCAAAGTATGAGAGAAAACATCGGGGCCATATTCGGACCAAAACAG CTCCAGAGTCTTCTTGcttttaaacaaaagtctccagcagaaaatgtcattgaagaataTGGACTCAAGGATTCAGATCTGCCCAAACAGCTTTTTTC CATCACAGGCTTTGTCTCTCGGGGGGACCACGGTGTCGGACGGAGCACCACGGACAGGCAGTTCTTTTTTATTAACAGCCGGCCATGCGACCCCCTTAAG GTCACCAAACTTGTAAATGAAGTTTATCACATGTATAACAGACATCAGTATCCATTTGTTGCCTTGAACATAGCTGTTGCCTCAG AGTGCGTGGATGTGAATGTAACACCAGACAAACGGCAGGTTTTCCTTCAGGAGGAGAAACTCTTGTTGGCTGTTCTTAAGACCTCTCTCATTGCTATGTATGAGGCTGGGGTCAACAAGATCAGTCTGAACTACACACTTACAGCCA ATGCATCATCTGCATCTGAGCAAGTCATCTTGTCGAATAAGAACAAGGCAGAACCTGGAGAGGATGTCCACACAGTGGGTCCAAGCCCAAAGTCAACCACGAACCTGGCTGCCCTCAAAGCTGCTTTTTCAAGTCAGAATAACGCCAATTCATGGAACAAGTCAAGTTTAGAAACACCTACCAAAAGTGGTCCAACCCAGAAAACATTGCAAAGTTTCTTTACAGACTCTGTAAAAGTTGCATGCAGTCCAAGTGGGAAGTCTCCTTCAAAACCCAAAAGAGAGATGGCTAAATGCGAACCAGTGGGAAGATCTGTGCTCGATGGGTTCCGGTATGGAAAGACTGCGGTTTCCTGCAGTGATACGGGTTCTGAAAGAGACAATGTCGTGTCTGGTTGTGATTTCACCACAAAACCAGATTTTCAAGATTCTGGCACAGAGAGCGACAAAAATTCTAACTTTCCTGAAGCAGGTATTAATAACAGTGTTATAAAAGATGAATCAGTCTTATCAACATCCCACAGCAACCCCCTTGTTCCTGAGGAGCCAGAGTTACAGATTGAAGCAAACTCATCTAACGAGGACGCCACTGTGAGCCCAGAGGCTAAAAGAGCCCGGATAGATTCCCTTACAGAGCAAAAGCCTGACAATTTTTCATATGGTGCTGATAAATCTTCTTCGACGGTGGATGCCCCAGTCAGCCGTCAGAGGAGGACGGTGCAGCTGCAGTTTTCTCTGCAAGAGCTGACGGGGAACATCAGGAGGTTGCagcagcagaaagaaagaaacagtgAGGAGCTGCAGTACAGACGCTTCAGGGCCAAGATCAACCCTGGGGAAAACCAAACTGCAGAGGATGAGCTCAAGAAAGAGATCAA GaaagaaatgtttaaagaaatggAGATCATTGGTCAGTTTAACCTAGGCTTCATCATCACCAAACTGAACTCTGACATCTTCATGATCGACCAGCACGCCACTGATGAGAAGTACAACTTTGAAATGCTACAGCAGCACACTGTCCTCCAAGGACAGAAGCTTATCAT cCCACAGAAACTTCACCTAACTGCAGTCAGTGAGAATGTGCTCATAGAGAACATTGAGATTTTCCAAAAGAATGGCTTTGAATTTCTGGTTGATGAAGATG CTCAGGTGATGGAGCGGGTGAAGCTGGTGTCATTGCCCACTAGTAAAAACTGGAAATTCGGCCCATCCGACATCGAGGAGCTGATCTTCATGTTGAGTGACAGCCCAGGTGTCATGTGCCGCCCATCCAGAGTCAGACAGATGTTCGCCTCCAGATCTTGTCGGAAGTCT GTGATGATTGGAACTGCTCTGAGTGTGAGTGAGATGAAGAAGCTGGTGGCTCATATGGGGGAGATCGAGCACCCGTGGAACTGTCCTCACGGCAGGCCGACCATGAGACACCTCGCCAACTTGGACATCATCTCACACGACTGA